One genomic segment of Desulfomicrobium sp. ZS1 includes these proteins:
- a CDS encoding radical SAM protein yields the protein MSELYLGRTVPQLKEWGGRLPVALVFPEAAQHALSTLGWQVVYRLLASCEELAVERFFWDPTSQRPRSVDSGRDLGLFPLVLFSLNFEGDFPTVIRLLQDADISVRAEERQSWPMILAGGPLAFLNPFPILPALDGIFVGEAEAGFLAVTGTIARIWNSGGEKAAALESIAALPGMLIPGKSPEPVRRVVDTSGSKNLHAPAYSCFVSSEAQFRDMLLLEVNRGCPYGCRFCAAGSIYKPPRHAEMETLQNIVTRCEPQKVGLVGTALTDWPDLLPFLRWLQERKVKFSLSSLRADGLTDELLGFLRHTGTRSVTLALEGASRRLRQAMNKHFSEEAFLEAVTRISRLQFGTLKLYMITGWPDENEEDWAEFESFLGRIEEARRLGQGNRKKGVELISLSVSCLVPKAWTPLQWAAIPEEDWFKKAMRRFKGAVGRFKGMRFAGENPAQARVQMFLARGGEEIFPCLERAAQTGLAAAVRDFDELVRQVLHRPLDRDSVFPWERLDIGVSRKFLYSEWTKYRHGIVSPPCPVSGCDECRVCGMDRFLSLLQGR from the coding sequence GTGTCCGAGCTCTATCTAGGCCGAACAGTCCCGCAACTGAAGGAATGGGGAGGACGGCTGCCCGTGGCTCTGGTTTTTCCGGAAGCCGCGCAGCACGCACTCTCCACTCTGGGCTGGCAGGTTGTTTACCGGCTGCTCGCGAGTTGCGAGGAGCTGGCAGTCGAGCGTTTTTTCTGGGACCCCACTTCCCAAAGGCCCAGGTCCGTTGACTCCGGACGTGACCTGGGCCTCTTCCCCCTTGTTCTTTTCAGCCTCAATTTCGAAGGCGATTTTCCCACGGTCATCAGACTGCTGCAGGATGCGGATATTTCCGTCAGAGCCGAGGAGCGCCAGTCCTGGCCCATGATTCTTGCCGGTGGTCCCTTGGCATTTCTCAATCCTTTTCCGATTCTGCCCGCGCTGGACGGGATATTTGTCGGCGAGGCCGAGGCCGGCTTTTTGGCCGTAACAGGCACGATAGCCCGGATCTGGAACAGCGGCGGGGAGAAGGCTGCGGCTCTTGAAAGCATAGCAGCGCTGCCCGGGATGCTGATTCCCGGCAAAAGCCCCGAGCCCGTGCGCAGGGTGGTCGACACCTCCGGGTCCAAAAATCTGCACGCACCCGCCTATTCCTGTTTTGTCAGCTCCGAAGCGCAGTTCCGGGACATGCTGCTGCTGGAAGTTAACCGCGGCTGTCCTTACGGTTGCCGTTTTTGCGCGGCAGGCAGCATCTACAAGCCTCCCCGCCATGCCGAGATGGAGACGCTGCAAAATATCGTGACGCGGTGTGAGCCGCAGAAAGTGGGACTGGTCGGCACGGCCCTGACCGACTGGCCCGACCTGCTTCCTTTTTTGCGTTGGTTGCAGGAGCGCAAGGTCAAATTTTCGCTGTCGTCGCTTCGCGCCGATGGCTTGACCGATGAGCTGCTCGGATTTCTTCGCCATACCGGCACCCGTTCCGTGACTCTGGCGCTGGAAGGGGCGAGCCGCCGCCTGCGTCAGGCCATGAACAAACATTTTTCGGAAGAAGCCTTTCTGGAGGCCGTGACCCGCATCAGCCGCCTGCAGTTCGGCACCTTGAAGCTGTACATGATCACCGGTTGGCCGGATGAGAATGAAGAGGATTGGGCGGAATTCGAATCTTTCCTGGGCCGCATCGAAGAGGCCAGGAGGCTCGGGCAGGGGAACCGCAAGAAAGGGGTCGAGCTCATCTCCCTCTCGGTCAGCTGTCTTGTGCCCAAGGCCTGGACGCCTCTGCAGTGGGCAGCCATTCCGGAAGAGGATTGGTTCAAAAAGGCCATGCGGCGTTTCAAGGGCGCTGTCGGACGCTTCAAAGGCATGCGTTTCGCGGGAGAGAATCCCGCTCAGGCCCGGGTGCAGATGTTTCTGGCCAGGGGCGGCGAGGAGATTTTCCCCTGCCTTGAGCGGGCTGCTCAGACTGGACTTGCCGCAGCCGTAAGGGATTTTGACGAGCTGGTGCGGCAGGTCTTGCACCGTCCGCTGGACCGGGACAGCGTGTTCCCCTGGGAACGCCTGGATATAGGGGTTTCAAGAAAGTTCCTGTACTCGGAGTGGACCAAGTACAGGCACGGGATAGTCAGTCCGCCGTGCCCCGTGTCGGGCTGCGATGAGTGCAGGGTCTGCGGGATGGACCGCTTCCTGTCATTGCTGCAGGGGCGTTAG
- the ftsZ gene encoding cell division protein FtsZ, which yields MDFLEIEREDNALIKVIGVGGGGGNAVNNMIKAAMQGVTFIAANTDMQALKHSQAEYKIQLGDKLTKGLGAGANPDMGRDAALESQAQIRDILGDCDMVFVTAGMGGGTGTGAAPVIAQVAKDMGALTVAVVTKPFFFEGKRRQQQAERGIKELRDIVDSIITIPNDRLLTLASKKASFVDMLGKADEVLFHAVKGISDLIMVPGLINLDFADVKAVMEEMGLAMMGTGIASGDGRAREAALKAITSPLLEDVTIDGARGVLMNITCGPDLTIEEVSEAASIVHEAAHEDAKIYFGTVFDMDCVDEMRITVIATGIQDGNAPLEKGTKVTPFAANPASSRIGAESEGTFIRPRTRKITVNESADLSVPAYIRAKTQPGAEERRHEPRKIVNGGEDAEFLFEEEEFEIPSFIRMQAD from the coding sequence ATGGATTTCCTAGAAATTGAACGCGAAGACAATGCTTTGATCAAAGTCATCGGAGTTGGTGGCGGAGGCGGTAACGCGGTGAACAACATGATCAAGGCCGCCATGCAAGGCGTGACCTTCATTGCCGCGAACACGGACATGCAGGCCCTGAAACATTCGCAGGCGGAATACAAGATCCAGCTTGGCGACAAGCTGACCAAGGGCCTTGGCGCCGGCGCCAATCCGGACATGGGCCGGGACGCGGCCCTCGAAAGCCAGGCCCAGATCCGGGATATCCTGGGTGACTGCGACATGGTCTTCGTCACCGCCGGCATGGGTGGCGGTACCGGCACGGGCGCGGCTCCGGTCATCGCCCAGGTGGCCAAGGACATGGGCGCGCTGACCGTGGCCGTCGTGACCAAGCCGTTCTTTTTCGAGGGCAAGCGCCGCCAGCAGCAGGCCGAACGCGGGATCAAGGAGCTGCGCGACATCGTCGACAGCATCATTACCATCCCCAACGACCGCCTGCTGACCCTGGCCTCCAAGAAGGCCTCGTTCGTGGACATGCTGGGCAAGGCCGACGAAGTTCTTTTTCACGCCGTGAAGGGCATCTCCGACCTGATCATGGTCCCGGGCCTCATCAACCTCGACTTTGCCGACGTGAAGGCGGTCATGGAAGAGATGGGTCTGGCCATGATGGGCACGGGCATCGCTTCCGGCGACGGCAGAGCTCGCGAGGCGGCGCTGAAGGCCATCACCAGCCCGCTGCTGGAAGACGTGACCATCGACGGCGCTCGTGGCGTGCTCATGAACATCACCTGCGGACCCGACCTGACCATCGAAGAAGTCAGCGAAGCCGCCAGCATCGTGCATGAAGCCGCTCATGAGGATGCCAAGATCTACTTCGGTACGGTCTTCGACATGGATTGCGTGGATGAAATGCGCATCACCGTCATCGCCACCGGTATTCAGGACGGCAACGCCCCCCTGGAAAAAGGAACCAAGGTCACTCCGTTCGCCGCGAACCCGGCTTCGAGCCGGATTGGCGCTGAAAGCGAGGGAACATTCATCCGTCCGCGCACCCGCAAGATCACGGTCAATGAAAGCGCCGATTTGAGCGTGCCCGCTTATATCCGTGCCAAGACCCAGCCCGGCGCGGAAGAGCGGCGGCATGAGCCCCGCAAGATCGTGAACGGTGGCGAGGACGCCGAGTTCCTGTTCGAAGAGGAGGAATTTGAAATTCCGTCATTCATCAGAATGCAGGCAGACTAG
- the ftsA gene encoding cell division protein FtsA — protein sequence MAKSELIVGLDIGTTKICTVVGEVGTDSLVDIIGIGTSPSTGLRKGVVVNIEQTVQSIKKALEEAELMAGCEIRAVYAGIAGSHIKGFNSHGVIAVKGGEVTARDIERVIDAAKAVAIPLDREVIHILPQEYIVDDQTGIADPLGMAGVRLEVKVHIVTGAVTSAQNIVKSCHKSGLDVEDIVLEAFASSKAVLTDEEREIGVALVDIGGGTSDIAIFHGNSIKHTGVIALGGTNLTNDIAFGLRTPTQAAEKIKIKYGCALAELVKKDEIIEVPSVGGREPRKLTRQVLAEICEPRMEELLALVDQELIRSGYKKLIGAGVVLTGGASRIEGIQELAEQVFNLPTRTGSPAGVGGLRDVVDSPTYATAVGLLLYGAEKHGRDSKIRIRDKNIFHSILARMKKWFVDIS from the coding sequence ATGGCCAAGTCTGAATTGATTGTGGGTCTGGACATCGGAACGACCAAGATATGTACCGTTGTGGGTGAGGTGGGGACGGATTCGCTGGTGGATATCATCGGCATCGGCACCAGCCCGTCCACGGGCCTTCGGAAGGGCGTGGTCGTCAACATTGAACAGACCGTGCAGTCCATCAAGAAAGCCCTCGAAGAAGCCGAGCTTATGGCCGGTTGCGAGATCAGGGCCGTATACGCCGGGATCGCGGGCAGCCACATCAAGGGCTTCAACAGCCATGGCGTGATCGCCGTCAAGGGTGGCGAAGTGACCGCCCGCGACATTGAGCGGGTCATCGATGCGGCCAAGGCCGTGGCCATTCCGCTGGACCGCGAGGTCATCCACATTCTGCCCCAGGAGTACATCGTCGATGACCAGACCGGCATCGCGGATCCTTTGGGCATGGCCGGGGTGCGGCTGGAGGTCAAGGTGCACATCGTCACCGGCGCGGTGACCAGCGCCCAGAACATCGTCAAGAGCTGCCACAAGTCCGGCCTTGACGTGGAAGACATCGTGCTCGAAGCCTTCGCCTCCTCCAAGGCCGTGTTGACCGACGAAGAGCGCGAGATCGGCGTGGCTCTGGTCGACATTGGCGGAGGCACATCGGATATCGCAATTTTTCACGGCAATTCCATCAAGCACACCGGGGTCATCGCCCTTGGCGGGACCAACCTGACCAACGACATCGCCTTTGGTCTGCGCACGCCGACCCAGGCCGCCGAGAAGATCAAGATCAAGTACGGCTGCGCCTTGGCGGAGCTGGTCAAGAAGGACGAGATTATCGAGGTGCCGAGCGTCGGGGGCCGCGAGCCGCGCAAGCTGACCAGGCAGGTCCTGGCCGAGATCTGCGAGCCGCGCATGGAGGAATTGCTGGCCTTGGTAGACCAGGAGCTGATCCGCTCCGGGTACAAAAAGCTTATCGGCGCGGGGGTGGTGCTGACCGGCGGCGCCTCGCGCATTGAAGGGATTCAGGAATTGGCGGAGCAGGTCTTCAACCTGCCGACCAGGACGGGTTCACCTGCCGGAGTGGGCGGACTGAGGGATGTGGTGGACAGCCCTACCTATGCCACGGCGGTGGGCCTTTTGCTCTATGGCGCGGAAAAGCACGGGCGGGACAGCAAGATCCGCATCCGCGACAAGAACATCTTTCACTCCATCCTGGCGAGGATGAAGAAATGGTTCGTGGACATCAGTTGA
- a CDS encoding cell division protein FtsQ/DivIB encodes MSTAVMGKKIRRNVARRKERKQPVNKGAVLGGILLGLGRTVFILTRWTLGIAAVGVVSFGILFAYRWITTHEFFALVNLQIEGSQRLGRDEIAEMGGVSTGSNVLSINIAEVQRRIAASEWVESVAVTRVLPDGLIIEVKEREPAFLTRRDEQLYYADVNGQTIAAVSVDKFISLPLLETEEGVQVGNGIRTLLDEVARNSLPFGMSQIAWLRQDSADQFSIFLEKPRVLVQLDGADLDSALKSLTKVWADLGRRGELDRIEFIFVMPGRAWIRLHADQTL; translated from the coding sequence GTGAGCACTGCGGTCATGGGCAAGAAGATTCGCCGGAATGTAGCCCGGCGCAAGGAGCGCAAGCAACCCGTGAACAAGGGCGCGGTGCTTGGCGGAATTCTTCTTGGCCTGGGGCGCACGGTTTTCATCCTGACGCGCTGGACGTTGGGCATTGCCGCAGTGGGCGTGGTCAGTTTCGGAATTCTTTTTGCCTACCGGTGGATCACGACCCATGAGTTTTTCGCGCTCGTCAATCTGCAGATCGAAGGCTCCCAGCGGCTTGGCCGCGACGAGATTGCGGAAATGGGCGGGGTCAGCACGGGATCGAATGTCTTGAGCATCAACATCGCGGAGGTGCAGCGCCGCATCGCCGCCAGTGAATGGGTGGAAAGCGTGGCCGTGACCAGGGTTTTGCCCGACGGCCTGATCATCGAGGTGAAGGAGCGTGAACCGGCCTTTCTGACGCGCCGCGACGAACAACTCTACTACGCGGACGTGAACGGGCAAACCATCGCGGCTGTGAGCGTGGACAAGTTCATTTCGCTTCCGCTGCTGGAAACGGAAGAGGGCGTGCAGGTGGGAAACGGAATCAGGACTCTGCTGGATGAGGTTGCCCGGAACTCTCTGCCGTTCGGCATGAGCCAGATCGCTTGGCTGCGGCAGGACAGCGCGGATCAGTTCAGCATATTTCTGGAAAAGCCACGGGTGCTCGTGCAGTTGGATGGCGCGGATCTGGATTCCGCGCTGAAAAGTCTGACCAAGGTTTGGGCTGATTTGGGGCGCCGGGGCGAGCTGGATCGCATCGAATTTATATTTGTCATGCCCGGGCGGGCATGGATCAGGCTACACGCCGATCAAACACTCTAG